One window of Methanogenium organophilum genomic DNA carries:
- a CDS encoding ABC transporter permease — translation MSDILPVGEAVEVVVDWIDETFGWLLDGITAIMDMLVSGFQDGMAAVPPLLLIVIFALIAWILTKKNLKIGLLTLFGLLFIYLLDLWSETILTLALVITSAVVTLAIAIPLGILASRSQTVDTALRPILDLMQTMPSFVYLIPAVIFFGLGNVPGMIATIIFAMPPAIRLTNLGIRQVPVELIEVSEAFGATQWQKLVKVQLPVAMPTIMAGVNQCIMLALSMTVIAAMIGAAGLGLNVLMGIQRVDIGGGFEAGLCIVIIAIILDRITQNVISTGNDQK, via the coding sequence ATGTCGGACATTCTGCCGGTCGGTGAAGCAGTTGAGGTGGTTGTTGATTGGATCGATGAGACCTTCGGGTGGCTGCTGGACGGGATCACCGCTATCATGGATATGCTGGTGAGCGGATTCCAAGATGGGATGGCGGCCGTCCCTCCGCTTCTTCTCATCGTAATATTTGCGCTTATTGCCTGGATTTTAACAAAAAAGAACCTCAAAATCGGTCTTTTGACACTCTTTGGGCTGCTCTTCATTTATCTCCTGGACCTCTGGTCTGAGACCATCCTGACGCTTGCCCTTGTCATTACGTCAGCAGTGGTGACGCTTGCGATCGCAATTCCTTTGGGAATTCTTGCTTCACGCTCGCAAACGGTTGATACCGCACTGCGTCCCATCCTTGACCTGATGCAGACGATGCCGTCCTTTGTCTACCTGATTCCTGCGGTCATCTTCTTTGGTCTCGGGAATGTGCCGGGCATGATCGCAACGATCATCTTTGCGATGCCGCCTGCAATCCGGCTCACAAACCTCGGTATCCGGCAGGTGCCAGTCGAACTCATTGAGGTCTCCGAGGCGTTCGGGGCGACACAGTGGCAGAAGCTTGTCAAGGTTCAGTTGCCGGTGGCGATGCCGACGATCATGGCGGGCGTGAACCAGTGTATCATGCTTGCTCTCTCGATGACGGTCATCGCGGCAATGATCGGTGCTGCGGGTCTGGGTCTGAACGTCCTGATGGGTATCCAGCGGGTCGATATCGGCGGGGGGTTCGAGGCAGGCCTCTGCATCGTCATCATCGCCATCATTCTCGACCGGATCACACAGAACGTGATCAGCACCGGCAATGACCAAAAGTGA
- a CDS encoding glycine betaine ABC transporter substrate-binding protein, protein MLFGIIFVAGCTDSAGTAAAPETGTDAAKEVSIGYVLWDSEIASTNVLKTVYEQAGYDVELKAVDAGPLYQALADGQVDMSVSAWLPATHAAYMDTYGDDIMLVGKNLEGAKVGLVVPQYVTIDSIDEMNDVADQFDGKIIGIEPGAGIMAMTETAIENYSLDYTLVPSSSAAMAAQLSDAYENEEWVVVTGWTPHWKFVRFDLKYLDDPEGVYGGEEYIASLARTGFVDENPEAFAILERFSWEPSDMESVMLAVEEGATPEDAAQAWVDEHLDQVQSWING, encoded by the coding sequence GTGTTATTTGGTATCATTTTTGTTGCCGGTTGCACGGATTCGGCCGGTACCGCGGCGGCACCGGAGACCGGAACCGATGCCGCAAAAGAAGTCTCCATCGGCTATGTGCTCTGGGACTCGGAGATCGCGAGCACCAATGTGCTCAAGACGGTCTATGAACAGGCCGGCTACGATGTCGAGCTCAAGGCAGTCGACGCAGGCCCGCTCTACCAGGCGCTTGCAGACGGTCAGGTCGATATGAGTGTCTCCGCATGGCTGCCCGCTACCCACGCTGCCTACATGGACACCTATGGTGACGACATCATGCTGGTCGGGAAGAACCTCGAGGGCGCAAAGGTCGGTCTCGTGGTCCCCCAGTACGTGACGATTGACTCCATCGACGAGATGAACGATGTCGCTGACCAGTTCGACGGCAAGATCATCGGTATTGAACCGGGTGCAGGTATCATGGCGATGACCGAGACTGCTATTGAGAACTACAGTCTTGACTACACGCTTGTGCCGTCATCGAGTGCAGCGATGGCAGCCCAGCTCAGTGACGCCTATGAGAACGAAGAGTGGGTCGTCGTTACCGGCTGGACACCACACTGGAAGTTCGTTCGCTTTGACCTGAAGTACCTGGACGACCCTGAGGGCGTATACGGCGGCGAGGAGTATATCGCAAGCCTTGCCCGCACAGGATTTGTAGATGAGAATCCCGAAGCCTTTGCCATTCTTGAGCGCTTCTCCTGGGAGCCGTCAGACATGGAATCCGTGATGCTCGCCGTTGAGGAAGGGGCAACACCTGAAGATGCCGCACAGGCATGGGTGGACGAACACCTCGATCAGGTCCAGTCCTGGATCAACGGATAA